In a genomic window of Punica granatum isolate Tunisia-2019 chromosome 6, ASM765513v2, whole genome shotgun sequence:
- the LOC116210270 gene encoding pectinesterase inhibitor, which yields MRSASVLTVALCLLLGILAGPAVAQAPAPSTSTGSAAGTGLVAEVCGQCKNKDLCLSSLNADPNSKGADLSALTLIAIRVAIANATDTVSYIQKELSDTSLEPGVQQALSDCAENYDDAVQQLDDSIAALTIRNYADLRKWVQTAAADADTCSAGARAAGSDNLGLSNRSKTFRQLCNNAITIIGILEKNKQ from the coding sequence ATGAGGTCCGCCAGTGTCCTTACCGTAGCTCTCTGCCTTCTCCTGGGCATCCTCGCTGGCCCGGCTGTGGCACAAGCACCAGCCCCATCCACCTCCACTGGCAGTGCTGCCGGGACGGGCCTCGTGGCAGAGGTCTGTGGGCAATGCAAGAACAAAGACCTATGTCTCTCGAGCCTGAACGCGGACCCCAACTCAAAGGGTGCCGACCTGAGTGCTCTGACCCTGATTGCCATCCGTGTGGCCATCGCTAACGCCACCGACACGGTGTCCTACATCCAGAAGGAGCTGAGCGACACGAGCCTCGAGCCTGGGGTCCAGCAGGCTTTGAGCGACTGTGCCGAGAACTATGACGATGCGGTGCAGCAGCTCGACGACTCGATTGCAGCCCTCACCATTAGGAACTACGCGGACCTCCGCAAGTGGGTGCAGACTGCAGCGGCGGATGCGGACACGTGCAGTGCGGGAGCCCGCGCAGCCGGCTCAGACAATTTGGGGCTCTCCAATCGGAGCAAGACGTTCCGGCAGCTGTGTAACAACGCCATCACCATCATCGGCATCCTTGAGAAGAACAAGCAGTGA